actgtgactgacccaaacttaaggaaagctttgactatgtacagactcagtgagcatagccttgctattgagaaaggccgccgtaggcagacatggctctcaagagaagacaggctatgtgctcactgcccacaaaatgaggtggaaactgagctgcacttcctaacctcctgcccaatgtatgaccatattagagagacatatttccctcagattacacagatccacaaagaattcgaaaacaaatccaattttgataaactcccatatctactgggcgaaattccacagtgtgccatcacagcagcaagatttgtgacctgttgccaccagaaaagggcaaccagtgaagaacaaacaccattgtaaatacaacccatatttatgtttatttattttaacttgtgtgctttaaccatttgtacattgttacaacactgcatatatataatatgacatttgtaatgtctttattgttttgaaacttctgtatgtgtaatgtttactgttcatttttattgtttatttgacttttgtatattatctacctcacttgctttggcaatgttaacacatgtttcccatgccaataaagccccttgaattgaattgaattgaattgaattgaattgaattgagagagagagagagagagagagagagagagagagagagagagagagagagagagagagagagagagagagagagagagagagagagagagagagagagagagagagagagagagagagagagagagagagagagagagagagagagagagagagagagagagagagagagagagagagagagagactgatctaTAGTAGTTCAGCTGTGCCCCCTGCTGGTTTTGTAATTTGGGTCTGCAAAGGGTAGGGACTATGGAAATGGCCTGTTAACTGGTTTACCTGAATTGACATTGTCTGATTTAgttgtagtgcatttagtaaattgCATGATTTTCATCTATTCAAGGAAAAGGAAATTCAACATTATGAATAGTAATTTCAGTAGTTATTCAACAGTATCTGCTTGGATAGTGGTTTCTGACGGATCTCAAATTAATACAAACCAATTGAACGTTTGCCAATCAGTACATTTTTATCCCAGTCAATTTTTACAGTAACATTCCTGGCTAGATTTTGACTGTAGTTAGCCTACCAGTCTTTAGTTTGAAAGACGTCACGACTACTGTTACCTGGATCTCTGATTGGTTCAGAGACTCTATCCGGGTACTGCGCTGGAACGAGCTAAAGGTACCAATATGGCGGAGGTAAGAGAGAAAACAGGGGAGAAGCATCAGATTTTAAATCGATGTTTAGAAAATGTGTGTTGCTAACTTTCTATTTAAATGTAATCAATTACATAGATTAAGATGTTTTTGTTCTATATTTGTGGTTTTGTGTCAAAATTGCCGCAAATATCCCTCTAAAATATGTTTGAATGTATACACCGATCCTTCACGACAAGGCCTGTTCGCTCTCAGCTGCTTTGCTAACGTCTACTGGGCAGACTCAAACGCCAATTTGATGTGGGAAGAAAAATAAATAGACTTGATTTGCAATTAATTGCGATTGTGTTTTTCGGTTCTTGTGTAAAAACAAAAACATCGCCTATAACTGGTGAATTGTTCACATTTTTAGGTTACCGTGTACAGAGGCTAAACAATAATTGTTTTTTATTGTCAATAAGGTTAGCTTTAACGCTAATTTCAGAGCATTGGCACTACACAAAACTGGATATAGGGGCCTTGATGTTATTTTGCGTGCCACATCCAAATGGTATCATATTGCTACTTAATATTCAAATTCTATAACATTAAATAAACCGCTGTGCGTTCGGTATGTGTTTTCAGGTTGCGGaaaaatgctgctctgtttatttatttatcctgGTGGATATTATTGACAACGtctgctgtaaaaaaaaaaaaaagattttcgaACGTGTAACAGTAATATTCACAGATTTGAAATTGCTTAATTGGTGctattatatttttgttcttctAAACAGGCTTCCTTCGGGAGTTCGAGCCCAGGTAATGTCGGAATAATTTTTTAACTTGAATTTGAATGTGAAATTATGAATATGACATGTCCATTTTATATTCAGTTAATGTTTTGATACCATATGTATAAAATATTTATTAAGAAAGTAATTATTGTAAATTATGTAATTAATTGAATTATGCTGTGGGTGCGCCAATGGTATTGACAAGCAGTGGCATTGCCAGTTTTGCCAAGAGTATCTTAATTTATTTGCGGTTGTCCTTGTAACCGTGCCTTTAAACTGCATTCTAAAATAATTTTCACTCCACAGTTGGCTCTTTGTCGTCGGAAGATCATGACTTCGATCCGTCAGCCGAGATGCTTGTTCATGAATATGACGATGAGAGGACTTTGGAGGAGGAAGAGTCATTTGAGGGCGAGAAAAACTTCAACTCAGAGATAGCCGATCTAGAGAAGGTCGGTTGGCTATAGCTCCAGATTGTAacaccagataatgtgatttaaccCAACTTTTTTTTACCATTATACTGGTAGTTACAGGTGTGACTATACAAAACATCAGCAGAGATTAACTAACCTTGCTTGTATTAGCGATTGGTGGAAACAGGAGTCTCGTAAAATGGATGCATCCAGTTGCACGGGGTCTGTTTGATTTGAGAAAATGCTCTGCTATTAAAATAATGTTGATCATtaagtaatccaacaatgtgtacGTCGCCACCTTGTCCATTTCAAGTCTTCTCTCATTAATTGAGACAGGTGTGTCCACCCCCAAAGTGCTGCATGACAGACGGCCCTGTCTCGATCAATGTGAAAAGACTTGAAATGGACAAGATGGCGGCATACACATTATTGGATTACTTCATgaacaaaaatattttatttattttaatagaGCATTTTCTGAATTCAAACGGACCCACTGCAACTGGACACAGGCATTTTATGAGACTCCTTTTTCCACGAATCGAGGACAAAGATGGTATCGCCAATACCAGGTTAGTTGGAAAAATCTCTGATAATGTTTTTTAATATCCACACCTGTAATTACCAGCATAATGGTACACATCTTTTCCCCattaaatcacattatctggtgtTACAATCTGTAGCTAGGTTGGCTAATAATATAAATGAATGTACTGTTTCCTTTCTTTTAGACAGGCATTGTAGTTGTCATTTTTATTGGAATATTTGTAATTCTGTCTATGCTTGAATTACCACTTACTTCCCTACTTCAATTAATAACATGTTATAGGCTGGGGGGGAAGCATAATGTATACATGACTATGTTCTGTGTTATTATGGAAACAGACACTGTGTCATGGAACTTTTTGGCTAACCATTCTTCACatagcagacattaaatattATGATTTTGATTGTAAAGACATGGTCTAATATGATTTCTATTTGTTGTAACAGGAGGGGAACATGCCCTTGGAGGAACTGCTGGCCATCTACCGCTACGAGGCGTCTGTCAGTACGGCTGCAGGATCCAGCATGGACAGCTCTTCTGGGGAGCTGACGGATGAACTGCCAGACATGACTTTGGACAAGGTGAGCAAAATTCAGTCCAATATCAGATTTGGTAAAgggaatatttaaaaaatgtcaccATGTACTGTATAGACAAATTTGTGGATATTGAAAGAGGTTTTCAGTCAAATGTATTTGTTATATCATCAGTAGGCCATCTATCCCAACTATTATTACGTTATACGTGTCTTACTTTTGTATTACCTCCAAGATGTGGTTACGACAGatatgaaacaaaacaaacttGGAATTTTTAGGATCAATTGATCCTTGGCGTGTTACCTTCTAACGTTACAAATGGTGATTGTGTTCTTCCACAGGAGGAGATTGCTAAAGACCTGCTATCAGGAGACTATGAGGAGGAGACACAGTCCTCCGCTGATGACCTTACTCCTTCAGTCACTTCCCACGAGGCCACCGACTTCTTCCCCAGAACACTCAGATGTAAGTTAATTCACTTCAATTGCAACTTTATTAGGACACCTCAGGTATAAATAAGACATTGTCAGAGCTCAAGAGAGAGCAATTACAAAAGGCAGATTCATATAGTGCTTTATAGTGTAAAAGTTATAAGTAACTgcaatattttatttattaaagctgcaatataactttttgggcgacccaaccaaattcacatagaaatcttatgttttttgtttgtttaaaaaaaatgtgaatatccaaaacatacaatatacttgcagtgaagccgctcaacaactacatcataccagtcatccaacagactcccattcagagcgacacacagaagcatccagggtcaatgccctgctcaagggcacgttgactgatctcccaccaggccaaaaaacgtgaacccAAACCttccaagatcccccccacagttccccaatagctgtccctcaaccattcgagaccccttcCAAGATCCAAGAAGAAAAttttaaaaatacaattaattccattccccacccccaagaatcccccccccccaatgcaccaacgaCCAAGAGAATTAACTAATGAggaaaaagaaaaagagagacgaaaacagcaaacaacaatgcaaaagaagtattaaataaataaatacatttaaaacaaaggacaactaaaatcataacagcaatgccaactgtatatgtttgtgtgcatgtctggcactattacatgtatgtgtgtgttcttgtatgcgtttatttgaatgagagtgtgtgtgtatatgtatgtgtacaaacacctgcatggcatcagcctcaggcaaactggcattagttgtaaaaaatactgcccctcagtgtcattcaaacacaatttttattatgttttatttaaaaaaaaaaaaaaaattttaaaATGTTGCTTATCTTTGTtatttgtcattctcattgaatgcAAGTCTAAGAaacagtagatatgttctatgtgagctatttctatgcttcctgttaagttttgcatcttttactttcggttttgtacaccagcttcaaacagctgaaaattcaATATTTTtgcttatggaaaatatatttcacagtggtttcgatggtacaatgattctctacactatacttgcttgttttgtcacacacattgaaattaggcaaactattagaattttagcaaccagaaaaTGTCAccgcgatttctgcatagtgcatcttaaTGTTTCCCAATTTTAGCTAGCAGTATGCTTCATTGAAAACTCATAATGGCAAAAATACTGTCAAGTGCAGGTGTCATTATAAGCAAAAGCACAGTAACTTATTTATCTTGTGTTTTGTCAGCATTAATCCCCTCCCAAACATTCATACCATCTTTTAATATGACCTTATCTTGTCACGTGATGAGTTGATAAGCACAGGACGCCATTCGTATAGCAAGAATTTTAATGGGGCGTGCCCTTTCTGTCTTTGCATTGTCAGCTAACACTATCTACGACGGTGATAAGGAGTCAGAGTGTGAGGAGGATGGGCCAAGCCCCGAGGACTCCAGAAAGGTAAGAATCCTGTTCTTTTAAAGGTGACTTGATTTGAAGAGGATACAAGATGATGTTTCCCATAAGCACTAATTGGAGGTCAGTTATTTTACTTTCCAATGGTTACAGTTGTTTAGTAACCTTATTTTGGTTAACTGAACCTAGACCTGCATTTGGGCTTCAACCTAAAATAGGCCGATGGTGGAAACATAGTGCTGCATGTTCTGTTTTGAGGGGTAAGTCTGTTTGTATTTCACAGGAAATAATGGTGGGGTCGCAGCACCAAGCAGAGGTCCCCACTCACCTCTGTCACTATGGTGTTGATGAGAAGGGTGAGTGGAGGCTTTCTTACGAGGTTAACCCATAAACCTATTGTCAAAGTTGCATTTGACAGTCAGATATTTAGAAGTGTTTCCAAGTGTAATATTGCATAGTGTCTAACATTGTGATTGTCATCTGCCATTTTCGTACAGTATACGAAGATGATGACCAGTTGCTATGGACCCCGGACGTGTTGTCAGAGAGTAAGGTCAGGGACTTCCTGTGTGAGGAGTTGTCACGGGCAACTGACGAGAGGACAAGAAGTGACACAGCAGGAGCTCATGTGAGAGACAATGAGCAGGTCAGTCATCACTTTAAGACTCACTGGATGTCATAACATTAGATATGCTCCTGCTGCCATCTCAAAGTTGTTCACCTATTCCTCTGTCGTCTCCCTGTAGGCTCTGTATGAGCTTGTGAAATGCAACTACAATACCCACAAAGCATTGGAGCGGTATTGCAGTAATGTGAAATCCTCAAAGGGTAAGTTACCATTTTGAATGATTAGTAGACTCATAAATGTCACTCTATTGTGAGGGAAAATGACTCCTTGTGATTTTTACAGAGGAATCTCCGCCATGGTCTGAAGATGAATgcagaaactttgaacatgcaCTACAGATATACGATAAGAACTTTCACCTCATACAGAAACACAAGGTGGGACTCTCTCTGTTACTGATTAAAGGGTGGAGAAATTATCATAATGTTGATAGCTTCTGTAAGGATATGGACACTTTTTATTTAGCCTTTCTTTAAAAAGCCTGTGACACTAACTTCCTGTGTTGTAGAACTTTTCTCTTTATCATGTATTTCTGCCCTTCATCAGGTGAAGACACGGACTGTAGCTGAATGTGTGGCATTTTATTACATGTGGAAGAAGTCGGAGCGCTTTGATTTCTTCGTCCAGCAGAACCGCTTTGGCAAGAAGAAGTATAGCAGCTATCCTGGTGTAACGTAAGTGATTGTTCATTCTGCTCAACAGTAGTAACTGAGGTCTGAATTCATTGACAAATGTATGTAGACAGAGTTCCCTCTGAATATGATGAAAGCCTGTGTTTgcagattttattttattgtgcTTGCAACTACATGAAAGGAGTGGCTCATGGTTATTAAATGAGAATGTGTCTATGGCTGAGTGTGTGTTAACCTGGTGTATCTTCCCTCTGCCTGCAGGGACCTGATGGACCGGCTGGTGGACGAGGCGGATGGCCTGGCAGTAGACAGCTCCTCCTCTGTGTGctcaggtggaggaggaggaggaggaggaggaggaggggtgaggatggAGCCCACCACAGAGCAGCAGCTCAGCCTGCTCAACTCCATCACTGCCAGCGACCTCACAGGTTAGTCAACAGGGTCTCAGATGTTCCACACTGCATGTAGCACAAACTGACCCCATCATCCTTGACAGGGTAACTATATTTTTCACAGGCCTGACTTCAGATCTAGTATTCAGTATGAACTTACAGTACACATATTATACACAACAATACAACTTTATACAATCTACATAAGTCCTAAAAACAATACATATGAAATCCACAGATAACCAAGTAGTTTATATATGTGTCCCCCTCCCTCAGCCCTGAGTAACAGCGTGGCCACAGTGTGCAGCCCAGCGGAGGTGAGCTGCCTGGACTCATACAGTTTCCCCCCTCTGGAGAGCCTCCACCGGGGGTCCCTGGCCCACGACGAGCCCCTGGGCTTTCCATCCAACGGAGGAGACCCCAACTGTCTCAACATGCTGGATGCTGGCTTCTACCACTCGGACGTGGGCCAGCTGGGTGGGGTGTGCGGGGCCAAGGAATGCGAGCGGCCCTCTAAGAGGCTCAAGTTGGCACTGCCCGACTCCTTCATCAACGATGTTTCTGTGGGAAACCTCGGAGTGGACTTTGAGGGGCGGCGGAAAATGACACACCACCGTATTACTGGCACCAAGATGGCAGTGTCCGTCACAGACTTTGGGAGTTTGGCGGGGAGCCCAACGGACTTATGGGAGCACACACACGGCATCACGCACAGCACAGCACGGCGCTCCAGTCAGAGTGACCTCCCACCGCCCCGCCCCCAGAGTTCCACTTTTAAAACCACCCTCCCTTGTGTACATAAGACTCACTCGCTGGAGAATTAGATTTGTATTTAATAATTATATATATGAATATACATTTATTTCATTTGTGAAATATGACATCAGTGATGTCTTTATCGTATAGAACTAAAAATCTTGATTTCTCAAGAGTTTATATAGCCATTTATTTTCTCTGGTCCTGAGATGTTTAATGTCCATGTTTGTGTAGAGTGGGGTCCGGCCCGAGGCTGCGGATAGACAGTTgtttgtgtgcccccccccccaaagttatCCTGTCACTCATAGTCAGCTGCCAAAACATCTTTGTTCTGGTTTCAAATGTAGTTTGTTCATTGTTAAAGTGGTACTTTTGATTGAATATCAGTGTTTACAGGTAATTATAGTATCCAGGCTTGGGCAAATGTTATTTTGTCTGAGATGAGTCTGGGGTTTGTATTTAATGCAACAATACTCATTGTTGTCGAGGCGTTGTAGGTTATAACTCGTTATAACCTCCCTCTCTGCCTTAGTTTTTTTCTCCTGTGGAAGCTTATTTTGTACTCAACCTGCTTTTCTCAGATCGTAACAGTCCAAAGTGGCCAAACCAGAGGAGAATGTTCTAGAAATGTAACAGTATATTATATGATCATTTCTCATTGTTCATTCTCGTGAGTTGTGACAGGTCAACACATTTTTAAGTTTAGAGACTATAAGGCTGAATCTAACACCCCAATAATCAGAGCAGCTTTATCTGTCCATCGGATTGTCTGAAACGTGCCCTTAAAAATCGCTCTTATTGCCCCAGAAATTAGCCTATATAATATCAATATTTTACTTTATTAAGGAAAGCGTTTTTTGGATTGGTATTAGTGTTGCTTTGAGATGTCATGTGTTCAGTTACAGTAATGTATATAGT
This window of the Salvelinus fontinalis isolate EN_2023a chromosome 28, ASM2944872v1, whole genome shotgun sequence genome carries:
- the mier3b gene encoding mesoderm induction early response protein 3, translated to MAEASFGSSSPVGSLSSEDHDFDPSAEMLVHEYDDERTLEEEESFEGEKNFNSEIADLEKEGNMPLEELLAIYRYEASVSTAAGSSMDSSSGELTDELPDMTLDKEEIAKDLLSGDYEEETQSSADDLTPSVTSHEATDFFPRTLRSNTIYDGDKESECEEDGPSPEDSRKEIMVGSQHQAEVPTHLCHYGVDEKVYEDDDQLLWTPDVLSESKVRDFLCEELSRATDERTRSDTAGAHVRDNEQALYELVKCNYNTHKALERYCSNVKSSKEESPPWSEDECRNFEHALQIYDKNFHLIQKHKVKTRTVAECVAFYYMWKKSERFDFFVQQNRFGKKKYSSYPGVTDLMDRLVDEADGLAVDSSSSVCSGGGGGGGGGGGVRMEPTTEQQLSLLNSITASDLTALSNSVATVCSPAEVSCLDSYSFPPLESLHRGSLAHDEPLGFPSNGGDPNCLNMLDAGFYHSDVGQLGGVCGAKECERPSKRLKLALPDSFINDVSVGNLGVDFEGRRKMTHHRITGTKMAVSVTDFGSLAGSPTDLWEHTHGITHSTARRSSQSDLPPPRPQSSTFKTTLPCVHKTHSLEN